The Drosophila bipectinata strain 14024-0381.07 chromosome 2L, DbipHiC1v2, whole genome shotgun sequence genome has a segment encoding these proteins:
- the Or23a gene encoding odorant receptor 23a: MGILEKSHFRDQRLAWRILGAKDLSEGHIRGWAMAINFLVALAFPMLALSLFSYDSPLENITNFSLTITSLATIVKFGLYTRRLSHLGEMEELISEMDKRVAGMEQENCYLLMKKRLHLLSRGFLLISCIVIVSLEMSFFFKDERCLPYPSWFPLDWESSWSSFLVAVAYQQLVIFVQVFQNYVGDSFPPLALYLIAQQSHLLNLRISRIGFHGQLLQDNEAELGKCINDQKRLYRLLELSRNVISWPMFVQFIVIAINVGVTVFGLVFFVETVYDRIYYVSFLIGITLETYPLCYYGTNMEQSFHELHYAAFCCNWAEQSRSFRSTMLILSERTKMNALLLAGGVVPIHLSTFQATCKAAYSFFTLMSNTMKQKIYI, translated from the exons ATGGGGATACTCGAGAAAAGTCATTTCCGCGACCAAAGACTGGCCTGGCGAATCTTGGGAGCCAAGGACCTGAGTGAAGGCCATATCAGGGGATGGGCAATGGCTATAAATTTTTTGGTAGCTCTGGCTTTCCCAATGCTGGCCCTCTCGCTTTTTAGCTACGACTCGCCGCTCGAAAATATTACCAATTTTAGCCTGACGATCACCTCGCTAGCCACCATTGTCAAGTTTGGACTTTACACTCGCCGGCTTAGCCACCTGGGGGAGATGGAGGAGCTTATCTCCGAAATGGATAAGCGCGTGGCTGGCATGGAACAAGAAAACTGTTATCTGTTGATGAAAAAACGACTCCACCTTCTTTCCAGGGGGTTTCTATTAATATCTTGCATTGTAATCGTCAGTTTAGAGATGAGCTTTTTCTTCAAAGACGAGCGCTGCTTGCCGTATCCGTCATGGTTCCCCTTGGACTGGGAAAGTTCCTGGTCATCGTTTCTGGTGGCTGTGGCGTACCAGCAGCTCGTTATTTTTGTACAAGTCTTTCAGAACTATGTAGGTGACTCATTTCCACCGTTGGCTCTTTACCTTATTGCTCAGCAGTCCCATCTGTTGAACTTACGCATATCTCGGATCGGATTTCACGGCCAATTATTGCAGGACAATGAAGCGGAGCTCGGTAAATGCATCAACGATCAAAAGCGACTCTATAG GTTATTGGAGCTCTCCCGAAATGTAATCAGCTGGCCCATGTTTGTTCAGTTCATTGTCATTGCCATCAATGTCGGAGTCACTGTTTTCGGTCTAGTGTTTTTTGTAGAGACCGTCTATGATCGCATATACTACGTGTCGTTTCTAATTGGCATCACTCTGGAGACGTATCCGCTATGCTACTATGGCACCAATATGGAGCAAAGTTTCCATGAGCTTCACTACGCAGCCTTTTGCTGCAATTGGGCGGAGCAGAGCCGCAGTTTTCGCAGCACCATGTTGATCCTATCGGAGCGCACCAAGATGAACGCGCTCCTCTTAGCTGGTGGAGTGGTGCCTATTCACTTGAGCACCTTCCAGGCCACATGCAAGGCAGCCTATTCCTTTTTCACTCTAATGAGCAACACCATGaagcaaaaaatatatatttaa
- the LOC108127100 gene encoding probable proteasome subunit beta type-2: MAMETILGIKGVDFVMLASDTMQAKSLIFMKDDHSKIHRLSDFNMIATVGDGGDTIQFTDFISKTLHLYKIAHGYHLSAKAAAHFTRKNLADYIRTNTRYHVAMLLAGYDAAEGPDLHYIDSFGAAQSITHAGHGWGSMFCGSILQRFWHSKLTQAEAYSILRKCVVEIQKRLIINQRNFDVYVVDKKGMRKMEAINPGSLSREAVSLSW, encoded by the exons atggCAATGGAAACCATTTTGGGAATCAAGGGAGTAGACTTTGTGATGCTCGCTTCGGACACAATGCAAGCAAAGTCCCTAATCTTTATGAAGGATG ATCATTCAAAAATTCACCGTCTGTCCGATTTCAACATGATAGCCACAGTTGGCGATGGCGGCGATACCATACAGTTCACGGACTTCATATCCAAAACCCTGCACCTCTACAAAATCGCCCACGGATACCACCTTAGTGCTAAAGCAGCCGCGCACTTTACTCGCAAAAATCTGGCGGATTACATACGCACCAACACCCGGTACCATGTGGCGATGCTTCTGGCAGGGTACGATGCCGCCGAGGGCCCCGACCTCCACTACATCGATTCCTTCGGGGCGGCACAGTCCATTACCCACGCCGGTCATGGTTGGGGCAGCATGTTTTGTGGCAGCATCCTACAACGGTTCTGGCACTCGAAGCTTACCCAGGCGGAGGCCTACTCCATCCTGCGTAAGTGCGTGGTGGAGATCCAGAAGCGACTGATCATTAACCAGCGTAACTTCGATGTCTACGTGGTGGACAAGAAGGGCATGCGCAAGATGGAGGCCATAAATCCAGGATCACTCAGCCGTGAGGCCGTTAGCCTGAGTTGGTAG
- the Trf4 gene encoding uncharacterized protein Trf4, whose translation MDSLVDRFASLSPQDDDEDEGRKSKKPNLNVSELFTMVRGLSLSDSENPTKTESMDLKPEERKGNSCEDKVARLYGHMPPDFNWDEASQKGDPEVPDFEIDFENAFENLSKLAEVEKHLELLYKPFTCVMDVSCRFNMFELCILLPDARYDPVIHPSVAIRMRNPSANVKIFSCGKMVSTALTAASARNALFKVVRVVQELDYKADIKSFSKNIVNASFMMPFKIDLQRLKQLYSDKVTDNHAKRPFITYTLDDDGVRFAVFPTGYVLALHSSGRSETTAAIAAFLPILARFMNGYATSAERQGGMVGDISYKLLWERRLEEDKEGLLLYS comes from the exons ATGGACTCGCTAGTGGATAGATTTGCCTCCCTTAGCCCGCAGGACGACGATGA AGATGAAGGCCGCAAGTCCAAGAAGCCCAACTTAAATGTCTCGGAGCTCTTTACCATGGTGAGAGGCCTAAGCCTGAGCGACTCCGAGAATCCGACCAAAACCGAGAGCATGGACTTGAAGCCGGAGGAGCGCAAGGGGAACTCATGCGAGGACAAAGTGGCCCGTCTTTATGGGCACATGCCCCCTGACTTCAACTGGGATGAGGCTTCGCAAAAAGGCGACCCGGAGGTTCCTGACTTTGAGATCGATTTCGAAAACGCCTTCGAAAACCTGAGCAAGTTGGCAGAGGTCGAAAAACACCTTGAACTGCTCTACAAGCCCTTCACCTGTGTAATGGACGTGAGCTGTCGCTTCAACATGTTCGAGCTGTGCATCCTCCTGCCCGACGCTCGCTACGATCCCGTGATCCACCCCTCCGTGGCCATTAGGATGCGAAATCCCAGCGCCAATGTTAAGATATTTTCATGTGGAAAGATGGTGTCTACTGCCCTGACCGCGGCCTCTGCCCGGAACGCCCTGTTCAAGGTTGTGCGGGTTGTCCAGGAGCTTGACTATAAGGCGGATATTAAGAGCTTCAGCAAAAACATCGTAAACGCTTCCTTCATGATGCCCTTCAAGATCGATCTTCAGCGGCTTAAACAGCTGTACTCGGACAAGGTCACAGACAACCACGCCAAGCGCCCCTTCATTACCTACACCCTTGACGATGACGGCGTCCGGTTCGCAGTGTTCCCCACCGGATACGTCCTGGCCCTTCACTCTTCCGGTCGGAGTGAGACTACCGCCGCCATAGCTGCGTTCTTGCCGATCCTGGCCAGGTTCATGAACGGGTATGCGACGTCGGCAGAGCGCCAAGGTGGGATGGTGGGCGACATCTCATACAAGCTACTCTGGGAGCGGAGGCTTGAAGAGGACAAGGAGGGGCTGCTGCTTTACTCCTGA
- the Gr23a gene encoding gustatory receptor 23a isoform X1 produces MKYLECLTRRILSAVFWAMGLVPLPPISQHWRLLLSAALRCGWVAYIAFLLTVSLTFESVAFESIGNVVGTVLFVGNSVLGLLLLLESVLQQTTHGQLEALRFQSELQLQRLGMFDRCRQAGHLLALIGGQFSCDLVRILINSRNQVSPVFTISLPLMWLLRFRYVQLVQYVMDLNQRSLQLRQALLSLASGNDLWQPYGVQDCRQLHTLRITYERIFECYEAFSDCYGWGMLGLHLVTGFEFVTNAYWILMDLYEGQVLLTLFFNGATAIDFGTPIVTLFWHGDAGAENGRQIGCLISKLVKPMGSKRYNDLVSEFSLQTLHQRFVVTAKDFFSLNLHLLSSMFAAVVTYLVILIQFMFAERSAKRISESE; encoded by the exons ATGAAGTACTTGGAATGCCTAACCCGTCGAATCCTGTCTGCAGTTTTCTGGGCAATGGGCTTGGTGCCCTTGCCACCGATTTCGCAACACTGGCGACTGCTGCTCTCCGCTGCCCTTCGCTGCGGGTGGGTTGCCTATATCGCGTTTTTACTAACAGTGTCCCTTACTTTTGAATCGGTGGCCTTTGAAAGTATCGGAAACGTAGTGGGCACAGTGCTCTTTGTGGGAAATTCTGTGCTGggactgctgctgctcctggaaAGTGTTCTGCAGCAGACGACTCACGGCCAGTTGGAGGCCCTGCGCTTCCAGTCGGAGCTGCAGCTTCAGCGCCTGGGAATGTTCGACAGATGTCGTCAGGCCGGACACCTCCTCGCCTTGATAGGTGGTCAGTTTTCCTGTGACCTTGTAAGGATTCTGATCAATTCGAGGAACCAGGTGTCCCCCGTGTTCACCATATCCCTGCCGCTAATGTGGCTCCTTCGATTTCGCTATGTTCAGCTCGTGCAGTATGTTATGGATCTGAATCAGCGTTCCCTTCAGCTGAGGCAGGCTCTGCTGTCCTTGGCGTCGGGCAATGACTTGTGGCAGCCATACGGAGTGCAGGATTGCCGTCAACTCCATACCTTGCGGATAACCTACGAACGCATCTTCGAATGCTACGAGGCTTTTAGTGACTGCTACGGCTGGGGCATGTTAGGCCTCCACCTGGTGACCGGCTTCGAGTTCGTTACCAACGCCTACTGGATACTGATGGACCTGTATGAGGGCCAGGTCCTCCTAACCCTGTTCTTTAACGGAGCCACTGCCATCGACTTTGGCACGCCCATCGTCACTTTATTTTGGCACGGCGATGCTGGGGCGGAAAAC GGTCGCCAGATCGGCTGTTTGATCTCCAAGTTGGTGAAGCCCATGGGCAGCAAGAGATACAACGACCTGGTCAGTGAGTTTTCGTTGCAAACGCTCCATCAGCGATTTGTGGTCACCGCCAAGGACTTCTTCAGTCTCAACCTTCACTTGCTCAGTAGC ATGTTTGCAGCAGTGGTTACCTACCTGGTAATCCTTATACAGTTCATGTTTGCCGAGAGAAGTGCGAAGAGAATTTCCGAATCAGAATAA
- the LOC108127084 gene encoding microfibril-associated glycoprotein 4-like: MRSYLFLGILVGVMTFNEAQRTCEMSTICGNAASIRSQMIAVRVEQERHGELLEDLTHKLDTCLARSSVQAKLYGKSCAEPSVLAQNSEISVVVVPEYSKHPFMVACDPLSHGGGWTIFLRRTDGSEDFFRDWNDYKNGFGRLEGEFFLGLDKLHAMTSAEPQEMLVLLEDNEGDRRYQVYDNFKIGSQDEGFALESLGNSSGSAGDALATHLGQKFTTKDRDNDKHATANCAVTYSSAWWYNACHHSNLAGNYGDNTHGKGINWYQFKGHTYSLKRAQMMIRPRRQCH, encoded by the exons ATGCGCTCGTACTTGTTTTTAGGTATTTTAGTCGGCGTTATGACATTTAATGAGGCTCAACGGACTTGCGAAATGTCGACAATTTGTGGGAACGCGGCATCGATTAGATCCCAAATGATCGCCGTGCG AGTGGAACAAGAACGACATGGCGAGCTCCTGGAGGACTTGACCCACAAACTAGACACCTGTCTCGCCAGGAGCAGTGTGCAGGCCAAGCTGTACGGCAAAAGCTGTGCAGAGCCCTCGGTATTGGCGCAAAACAGTGAAATCAGCGTTGTCGTGGTGCCAGAATACAGTAAGCACCCCTTCATGGTGGCCTGCGATCCGCTGAGTCACGGGGGCGGCTGGACAATCTTTCTGAGGCGCACGGACGGAAGTGAGGATTTTTTCCGGGACTGGAACGACTACAAGAATGGTTTTGGAAGGCTAGAGGGTGAGTTCTTTTTGGGCCTGGACAAATTGCACGCCATGACCTCTGCGGAGCCCCAGGAGATGCTCGTATTGCTCGAAGACAATGAAGGAGATCGACGCTATCAAGTGTACGACAACTTCAAAATAGGGTCGCAGGATGAGGGGTTTGCCTTGGAGTCGCTGGGTAATAGCTCAGGAAGTGCTGGCGATGCTCTGGCTACGCATCTGGGTCAGAAGTTTACCACAAAGGATCGGGACAATGACAAACATGCTACAGCGAACTGTGCAGTCACGTACAGTAGTGCATGGTGGTATAACGCCTGTCACCATAG CAATCTGGCTGGAAACTATGGCGATAACACACATGGAAAGGGTATCAACTGGTATCAATTCAAGGGGCACACCTACTCGCTAAAGCGGGCTCAAATGATGATAAGACCAAGAAGACAGTGCCATTAA
- the Gr23a gene encoding gustatory receptor 23a isoform X2: MFPLTRTQAASCAVLRLLKLLLVAFSLRPLRRPRLVLWLRFGCWMIWYLFLFVQGFQRVGGAQACNLDCQLRFMLTFLLAASHCFMVANSFIRGLQFPISKGNDVEILEPSNPRVACTVLSIVLPIAGNTLMIFANGARSSAQVWSFHLKMQPSFLALQLQIVSFISEVMGSNMKVRQAKGQFQTLVRELSCRWPQVKQQAEFLDQQAHRVLDLKRRYSELYYLYEKINNNFGGSLLIIFIDFFAMYVCHAYWLFVDVRTAPLRIYAVLLNLLYIFNVDLQITAACWHCQQGYNLGRQIGCLISKLVKPMGSKRYNDLVSEFSLQTLHQRFVVTAKDFFSLNLHLLSSMFAAVVTYLVILIQFMFAERSAKRISESE, from the exons ATGTTTCCGCTGACTAGAACTCAAGCTGCCTCGTGTGCTGTCCTCAGGCTCTTAAAACTGCTCCTGGTGGCTTTTTCGCTGAGGCCTCTACGACGTCCTCGGCTGGTCCTGTGGCTGCGGTTTGGCTGTTGGATGATCTGGTACCTGTTCTTGTTTGTTCAAGGATTCCAAAGGGTTGGTGGCGCTCAAGCCTGCAACCTGGACTGCCAACTGCGCTTCATGCTGACCTTTCTGCTCGCAGCATCGCATTGCTTTATGGTGGCCAATAGCTTTATACGTGGACTCCAGTTTCCAATATCAAAAGGCAACGATGTTGAGATTTTAGAGCCCTCGAACCCGCGAGTGGCCTGCACGGTGCTGTCTATTGTTCTGCCAATTGCAGGAAATACATTGATGATTTTCGCGAACGGGGCGAGAAGCTCGGCCCAAGTGTGGTCTTTTCACTTGAAAATGCAACCCAGCTTTCTGGCGCTTCAGCTGCAGATCGTCTCGTTTATATCTGAGGTCATGGGGTCCAACATGAAGGTCCGGCAGGCCAAAGGTCAATTTCAGACCCTGGTCCGAGAGCTTTCTTGCCGTTGGCCCCAAGTAAAGCAGCAGGCGGAATTCCTAGACCAGCAGGCCCACAGAGTCCTTGACCTGAAGCGCCGCTACAGTGAACTTTACTACTTGTACGAAAAGATCAACAACAACTTCGGGGGAAGCCTACTGATCATATTCATAGACTTCTTCGCAATGTACGTGTGCCATGCCTACTGGCTCTTCGTGGACGTGAGAACGGCTCCCCTAAGAATATACGCAGTCCTTCTAAACTTACTCTACATTTTCAACGTGGACCTCCAAATTACCGCTGCTTGCTGGCACTGCCAACAGGGCTATAACCTA GGTCGCCAGATCGGCTGTTTGATCTCCAAGTTGGTGAAGCCCATGGGCAGCAAGAGATACAACGACCTGGTCAGTGAGTTTTCGTTGCAAACGCTCCATCAGCGATTTGTGGTCACCGCCAAGGACTTCTTCAGTCTCAACCTTCACTTGCTCAGTAGC ATGTTTGCAGCAGTGGTTACCTACCTGGTAATCCTTATACAGTTCATGTTTGCCGAGAGAAGTGCGAAGAGAATTTCCGAATCAGAATAA